GGCATCGGTGATCTCGCCGCCCCGGCCGCCGTAGTGATAGAGCGCCACCATCAGCGCGGCCACCAGCCGCAGCCCGTCCAGGGCGCGCAGCCGCCCCGCCCCGGCGGCGGCGGGCGGTTTCTCAACCGCCTTGTCCGATCGGCGAGTCGGGCTGACGAACGTTTCGACCACGGCGCCACCCTAAGCCGTGCTCCTCGGCAATTCCGTTCGGGGCAAACACGATTTGCCTGCATGACCCGAACGGTTCACCTGTGCTTCTTCTTGGTTTCTTAGCGTTCCCCAACCTTCCCCATTTTCCTTGGCAGATCCTTGCCTTTCTTTTTCCAGCAGGAGCACCATGACAAGGGTTCGCAGCAGATGGTCACGTCCCCGGACGGGGGATCCGGCCTCCGCGCCGACGGACGGCGGACCACCCACCGCCCAGGTCACCCCGGCCGAGCTGGAGGACTGCCTGCGGGCCTGTGCCGTGCACAGCGGCAAGCTGGTCGGCAGCCTCGACAACCGCCGGATCGCGCTGGCCGAACAGCTGCGCAGGCTGCTCGCCCGGTGGGCGCAGGAGCAGCCGCAGCCCGCCCCGGCGGGCGGCACCGGCGGCCTGATCCGCCGGGGCGCCAGGCCGGCCGCGGGCGGCGGACTGAGCAACGACCTGCTGGACGACCTCCTCGCGGTCGGCAACAAGTCCCTGGACTGCGGCTACGACGACGAGCTGAACCTGGCCCTGCTGATCAGCGACACCGTGCTCACCCAGCGCAGGAACTCCCGCGCGGGCTGGCGGCTGCGCGGCCGGCTGCTGGAGGCGATGGGCCGCCCGGCCGCCGCCGTCGACGCCTACGAGCGCTACCTCGCCCTCACCCAGGAGGACGGCTTCGGGGTGAGCGCCAAGGTCGCCGGACTGCGCACCGCTACCGAGCGCCGCGCCGAACTCCTCGACCTGCTCCGGCGCACCGTCCCCGACGCCGCCCGGCACGCCGGCTCCCCCGCGACCGACGTGTGGGCCGACGGCCTCGCCGCGCACGCCGAAGGCGACGGGGAACGGGCGCAGGCCCTGCTGGTCGGCGCCCTGGTCGCCCTGGACCGCGCCGAGGCGCCGGAGCAGGAGTTCCAGGAGGCGCTCAGCCACTACCTGGACCTGTGCACCGGTTCCCGGGCCCGCCCCACCGCCGAACTGACCGAGATCATCGCGCTCTTCGCCGAGCAGCGCCGCAACCGGATGCGCGGCCCGCTGCCCGACCCGCTCTTCGGCGGGGTGCAGTGGATCGGCCTGGGCGAGTTCCGCAACCGGATCGCGGGCAAGTCGGTCTGCCTGATCGCCAACTCCGGCAAGGTCGGCGAGAGCGGCATGGGCGCCGAGATCGACGGCTACGACCTGGTGGTCCGCTTCAACTCGTACCGGATCGACCCCGCGCACACCGGCCGGCGCACCGACATCCACGCCACCATCCACAAGCACGGCTTCAACTGGGACCAGCCCGTCGACACCCGCCTGGTCTTCGGCGGCATATCCGGCGACTGGAAGTACTCCCTGCGCAACCGGCTGGTGCCGGGCGCCCAGCAGTACCTCGGCGACGAGTCGCTGCGCTGGCCGGTGCGCAACATCGGCAAGTGGGGCACCGACCGCTGGCCGTCGATCCCCACCTCCGGCTTCAACATGCTCTTCCTGCTCGACTTCCTCGACGTCAGCCCGGTCCTCGACCTGATCGGCTTCGACTTCTACGAGTCCGGCGCCTACCGCCTCGCCGAGGCGATGAAGATGCCCATCACGTCCGTGCACGAATACACCAGCGAGAAGGCGTGGGTCATGGAACGGGCCCAGAGCGTCTCCGGCATGAGGATTTCCCTGCGATGACCCCTGCACCCGCCGTCACGGCCCCGGCCACCGCGGCCCCGGCCACCGACGCCCGCGCCCTCACCGGCAAGCGCCGGATCGCCTTCGCCAGCTTCGTCGACGAGAACTACCTGCCCGGCTTCCTC
Above is a genomic segment from Streptomyces glaucescens containing:
- a CDS encoding glycosyltransferase family 29 protein — encoded protein: MTRVRSRWSRPRTGDPASAPTDGGPPTAQVTPAELEDCLRACAVHSGKLVGSLDNRRIALAEQLRRLLARWAQEQPQPAPAGGTGGLIRRGARPAAGGGLSNDLLDDLLAVGNKSLDCGYDDELNLALLISDTVLTQRRNSRAGWRLRGRLLEAMGRPAAAVDAYERYLALTQEDGFGVSAKVAGLRTATERRAELLDLLRRTVPDAARHAGSPATDVWADGLAAHAEGDGERAQALLVGALVALDRAEAPEQEFQEALSHYLDLCTGSRARPTAELTEIIALFAEQRRNRMRGPLPDPLFGGVQWIGLGEFRNRIAGKSVCLIANSGKVGESGMGAEIDGYDLVVRFNSYRIDPAHTGRRTDIHATIHKHGFNWDQPVDTRLVFGGISGDWKYSLRNRLVPGAQQYLGDESLRWPVRNIGKWGTDRWPSIPTSGFNMLFLLDFLDVSPVLDLIGFDFYESGAYRLAEAMKMPITSVHEYTSEKAWVMERAQSVSGMRISLR